One part of the Phoenix dactylifera cultivar Barhee BC4 chromosome 4, palm_55x_up_171113_PBpolish2nd_filt_p, whole genome shotgun sequence genome encodes these proteins:
- the LOC103699367 gene encoding scopoletin glucosyltransferase-like: protein MTSTSQDLHILFFPFLAPGHIIPTVDLAKLFPCRGVKATILTTPGNAPSIQPSSTKRMTTPPCATPSPSPSSPSLPPRPASPLALPKFIKAIELLCQSFARVLRELLPDAVVTDNILPWTQDVAAELDVPRLVFHGTSLFSLCASHSIDRFKVLESIPPGSAQSFVLPCLPHRIVMQRSQIWDVSEIPGMTLLVDRIKIFEERSYGVVANSYYELEPDYAEHYGKVVGRRVWNVGPVSLCNRNEIEKSRRGDETSIDCSQCLSWLNTKKPGSVVYICFGSMYKLPIAQIREIALGLEASDAPFILVVRDVRGNDSDWLPEGFEGEVVGRGKGLIIRGWAPQILILNHEAVGGFVTHCGWNSCLEGVSAGVPMITWPMFAEQFLNERLIVDVLKVGVGVGVKEYVDIGAERRVVAGEEIRRAVGSVMDGGEEAEEMRRRARELAEMGRRVVEEGGSSYADVGELIQELIGRRKATGTE from the exons ATGACCTCAACCAGTCAAGACCTCCATATCCTTTTCTTCCCCTTCTTGGCCCCAGGCCACATCATCCCCACCGTCGACTTGGCCAAGCTCTTCCCCTGCCGCGGCGTCAAAGCCACCATCCTCACCACCCCCGGGAACGCCCCCTCTATCCAGCCCTCATCGACCAAGCGAATGACGACTCCGCCCTGCGCCACCCCAtcgccctctccctcctccccttccctgcCGCCGAGGCCGGCCTCCCCGCTGGCT CTGCCCAAATTCATCAAGGCAATCGAGCTCCTTTGTCAGTCGTTCGCCCGAGTCCTAAGAGAGTTACTCCCCGACGCCGTCGTCACCGACAACATCCTTCCCTGGACCCAAGACGTCGCCGCCGAGCTTGACGTGCCGCGCCTGGTGTTCCACGGCACCAGCCTCTTCTCCCTCTGCGCCTCCCACAGCATAGACCGCTTCAAAGTCCTCGAGTCCATCCCGCCCGGCAGCGCCCAGTCCTTTGTCCTTCCCTGCCTCCCCCACCGGATCGTGATGCAGAGATCCCAAATCTGGGACGTAAGCGAGATTCCCGGAATGACGCTGCTTGTCGACCGGATCAAGATTTTCGAGGAGCGGAGCTATGGCGTCGTGGCCAATAGTTACTACGAGCTAGAGCCGGATTACGCCGAACattatgg aAAGGTGGTGGGTAGAAGGGTGTGGAACGTCGGCCCGGTGTCACTCTGCAACAGAAATGAGATCGAGAAGTCTCGGAGGGGAGATGAGACTTCCATCGATTGCAGCCAGTGTTTGAGCTGGTTGAACACCAAGAAGCCGGGCTCGGTGGTCTACATTTGTTTTGGGAGCATGTACAAATTACCCATAGCACAAATCAGAGAGATTGCTTTGGGTCTCGAGGCCTCGGACGCACCGTTTATTTTGGTGGTGAGAGATGTCCGCGGAAATGACTCGGACTGGCTGCCAGAAGGGTTCGAGGGGGAAGTGGTGGGAAGGGGGAAGGGACTGATAATAAGAGGATGGGCGCCGCAGATACTTATATTGAATCATGAGGCTGTGGGGGGATTTGTGACGCACTGCGGCTGGAATTCTTGCTTGGAGGGTGTGAGCGCCGGGGTGCCGATGATCACTTGGCCGATGTTCGCCGAGCAGTTTCTTAACGAGAGGTTGATAGTGGATGTGTTGAAGGTTGGGGTTGGGGTCGGGGTGAAGGAGTACGTAGATATTGGTGCGGAAAGGAGGGTGGTGGCGGGGGAGGAGATAAGGAGGGCGGTGGGGAGTGTTATGGACGGGGGAGAAGAGGCGGAGGAGATGAGGAGGAGAGCGAGGGAGCTCGCGGAGATGGGAAGGAGGGTAGTGGAGGAGGGTGGATCGTCTTATGCCGACGTGGGGGAGCTTATCCAGGAGTTGATTGGGAGGAGGAAGGCAACTGGGACAGAATAG
- the LOC103698647 gene encoding uncharacterized protein LOC103698647 isoform X1 has translation MRRGLLLSALAPLARAPTGLLRTARWRWRTELLRCRSRLLLLPPPSIFSRCVIASRNGSLEGYGSLRLQFANDCLKGISIWTMIQLLCGKLHGAKDVGDPMSSEFASVAVIYQCNWLPSA, from the exons ATGCGCCGAGGCCTCTTGCTGTCCGCGCTTGCGCCGCTAGCTCGAGCTCCGACGGGGCTGCTTCGAACGGCTCGGTGGAGATGGCGGACGGAGCTGCTGCGTTGTCGATCTCGTCTTCTTCTGCTTCCTCCGCCATCGATTTTCTCACGCTGTGTCATCGCCTCAAG gaatggctctctggagggatACGGTAGCCTACGGTTACAATTCGCCAATGACTGCCTTAAAGGAATTAGTATTTGGACCATGATACAG TTGCTTTGTGGAAAGCTGCATGGAGCCAAAGATGTTGGAGACCCTATGTCGAGTGAGTTTGCTTCTGTGGCAGTTATTTACCAATGTAACTGGTTGCCTTCAGCATGA
- the LOC103698647 gene encoding uncharacterized protein LOC103698647 isoform X2, producing the protein MRRGLLLSALAPLARAPTGLLRTARWRWRTELLRCRSRLLLLPPPSIFSRCVIASRNGSLEGYGSLRLQFANDCLKGISIWTMIQVDIGNMLFHSGLIVALWKAAWSQRCWRPYVE; encoded by the exons ATGCGCCGAGGCCTCTTGCTGTCCGCGCTTGCGCCGCTAGCTCGAGCTCCGACGGGGCTGCTTCGAACGGCTCGGTGGAGATGGCGGACGGAGCTGCTGCGTTGTCGATCTCGTCTTCTTCTGCTTCCTCCGCCATCGATTTTCTCACGCTGTGTCATCGCCTCAAG gaatggctctctggagggatACGGTAGCCTACGGTTACAATTCGCCAATGACTGCCTTAAAGGAATTAGTATTTGGACCATGATACAG GTTGACATTGGGAACATGCTATTCCATTCTGGCCTTATAGTTGCTTTGTGGAAAGCTGCATGGAGCCAAAGATGTTGGAGACCCTATGTCGAGTGA